The following are encoded together in the Nocardia sp. XZ_19_385 genome:
- a CDS encoding ClpP family protease, whose translation MAQDDKTPSFNWRVREQLFGRRILVLDGPLDDDNGALLMTQLLTLAAEDPEAGISLWIHSPGGSVPAMLAIRDVMRLVPCEVSTLALGLACSAGQFLLSAGTPGRRFALPHARILMHQGSAGIGGSAVEVEVQAGDLRHTVQTVLGLISEDTGQPYDQIFDDSLHDRWFTATQAREYGFIDGIVDSFWQVVPQRQKVGIA comes from the coding sequence ATGGCACAAGACGACAAGACGCCGAGTTTCAACTGGCGCGTACGAGAACAGCTCTTCGGCCGCCGGATTCTGGTGCTCGATGGTCCGCTCGACGACGATAACGGGGCGCTGCTCATGACGCAGCTGCTGACGCTCGCCGCCGAGGATCCGGAGGCCGGGATCTCGCTGTGGATCCACTCCCCCGGTGGTTCGGTTCCGGCGATGCTCGCCATTCGCGATGTCATGCGGCTGGTGCCGTGCGAGGTGTCGACGCTGGCGCTCGGGTTGGCGTGCAGCGCTGGACAATTCCTGCTCTCGGCCGGAACTCCGGGGCGGCGGTTCGCCTTGCCGCACGCGCGGATCCTCATGCATCAGGGATCGGCCGGAATCGGCGGCAGCGCGGTAGAGGTCGAGGTGCAGGCCGGCGATCTGCGGCACACCGTGCAGACCGTGCTCGGCCTCATCTCCGAGGACACCGGGCAGCCCTACGACCAGATCTTCGACGACTCCCTGCACGACCGCTGGTTCACCGCGACCCAAGCCCGGGAGTACGGGTTCATCGACGGAATCGTCGACTCGTTCTGGCAGGTCGTCCCGCAGCGGCAGAAGGTGGGAATCGCATGA
- a CDS encoding helix-turn-helix domain-containing protein yields MSEHPSVEIPRAETPRLRAIPGGRDHQPHRAESGVSRELSSAPPLERRPLVPVDRRPSAPGGRRAVRELLWREALGQRLRTLRQEQRETLAETAGRAGVSPQYLSEVERGLKEPSSEMVAAMAGALGTSLGGLIHQVADDLIRHSRPDSTRSIAPRANSRYNGLLLAA; encoded by the coding sequence ATGAGCGAGCATCCGAGCGTTGAGATTCCGCGGGCCGAGACGCCGCGACTGCGCGCGATTCCCGGGGGGCGGGACCATCAGCCTCACCGTGCGGAGTCGGGGGTTTCCCGGGAGCTGTCTTCGGCGCCTCCGCTCGAACGGCGGCCGTTGGTTCCGGTCGATCGGCGGCCGTCGGCTCCGGGTGGACGTCGGGCTGTTCGTGAACTTCTGTGGCGCGAGGCGTTGGGGCAGCGCCTGCGCACGCTGAGGCAGGAGCAGCGCGAGACGCTTGCGGAAACCGCTGGGCGGGCGGGGGTTTCGCCGCAGTATCTTTCCGAGGTCGAGCGCGGGCTCAAGGAGCCTTCCAGTGAGATGGTTGCCGCTATGGCTGGGGCGCTGGGCACTTCGCTCGGTGGTCTCATCCATCAGGTCGCCGACGACTTGATCCGGCACAGCCGGCCCGACTCGACGCGCTCGATCGCCCCGCGTGCGAACTCCCGCTACAACGGACTACTCCTCGCGGCATAG
- a CDS encoding ClpP family protease produces the protein MSSYTIPNVIAQHPRGERIMDVYSHLLTERIVYLGTPIDSGVANALIAQLLHLDAESPGQDINLYINCEGGDLTAMLALYDTMQHIHSPVVTTCVGQAIAVGAVLLTGGVAGRRSLLPHARVVLHQPAARGQGTIPDLILQADELVRTRAQVEAILSKHTGQSVETLRHDTDRDRVFTAQAAIDYGIVDQVLEPRD, from the coding sequence ATGAGCAGCTACACGATCCCGAATGTCATCGCGCAACATCCGCGCGGCGAGCGAATCATGGATGTGTACTCACATCTCCTCACCGAGCGCATCGTCTACCTCGGCACCCCTATCGATTCGGGCGTAGCCAACGCCCTCATCGCCCAGCTGCTGCACCTCGACGCCGAGAGCCCCGGCCAGGACATCAACCTCTACATCAATTGCGAGGGCGGCGATTTGACCGCCATGCTCGCGCTCTACGACACCATGCAACACATCCACTCCCCCGTGGTCACCACCTGCGTCGGCCAAGCCATCGCCGTCGGCGCGGTACTGCTGACCGGCGGCGTCGCAGGCCGCCGCTCGCTACTCCCGCACGCCCGGGTCGTCCTGCACCAACCCGCCGCCCGCGGCCAGGGCACCATCCCCGACCTGATCCTGCAGGCCGACGAACTGGTCCGGACGCGCGCGCAAGTCGAAGCCATCCTGTCCAAACACACCGGCCAATCGGTGGAAACCCTCCGGCACGACACCGACCGCGACCGCGTCTTCACCGCCCAGGCGGCCATCGATTACGGCATCGTCGACCAAGTCCTCGAGCCACGGGACTGA